The following is a genomic window from Chryseobacterium ginsenosidimutans.
CAAGACTGTTTGCAAAACCAAGATGAATTGCCATTAAAATATGGCTTACTGCTTCCTTGATATAGAAATCTCCCTGAGTAACAATTAGATATATTAAATTATTCCAAAGAAGGGAAAATGTTTTAATGCCATCTGCATTAAGATCTTTATTAGCCTCAATGAGGCTTTGATAGTAATCTTTTACATAGCTCCATTCATCGTTGTGAAGTTCTTCTTTTTTGGCAAGTTTTCTTCCAATAATAAGAAGTTTTCCGAAATCTCCTTCTTCTATTTTCTTTTCAGTTTCAAAACCTGAATTGCTGAATCCGGAGGCAGCCTTTGTCATTTCTCCGAATTTGGAAGCTCTGGCAGGTCTTCCGGCAACTGCCATATCAAAAATTCCTGATACTCCTTTTGGTCTGTGAATAAATCCTAAATTTTTTTCTTTTGTTTCTGTAAGTTGCGGATTTCTTAAACTTACGAATCTGAAAAGCGTCTGTGATGCATCGTTGTTTGTAGACATTTGTGTAAATTTGTTTTTTTATAAAGGTTAAGATGTGAAGTCTCTTTTTAGTAGAGTAGCTTCAGGTCTAGCCTTATTTTTTTTAGGTGGTTTTCAGGCTAAAATATGTCCACCATGAGTTTTAATTTCGAGTTTCATTTTCTGTGTCTTTCTATAATGCAAATATCCATCAGGGAAGCGACAGAACTCGTCGTATTAAATTAATTTTCAAGTATTTTTAATAAAATTTTGCAACATATTGGAAATTTGGAAAAAGAAATTTTAAAATCAAATGAGCAAAAAAAATCCATACTACATTTTGTAATATGGATTTTTTGGGGTTTTGCTGTTCTTACAGTAGCTATTCTACAACTTTTGTAAAAAACCAGATTTTTTGTTTTCCTTTCAAAAATTGAAGTAATTCCGTCCAGTCTTCCGCAGAGACTTTAGCACGATTTTTCTTAGTGATGATAATTTGTGTTTCTACAATATTTGCAGAGAAAATGATCTTAAATTCCTCCAGTTCTTTGTTGTGTACAATCTCCTGAATCAGAGCTTTAAATACTCCGTTATTTGCAGTCAGTATTATTTTAGATATTGTTTTCATTTTGATTAAACATATCATCATTCCCACAATTCACAATCCTGAACTACAACGTCCGTAAGTGTAAGTCCTGCACATTCTCCGATAATGGTAACTTTTTGCCCTTTACTGATCTGAGAAATAATTTTATTGTTTTTGTCTGAAAAATAGCAATTGACAAACTGGAAATAATCTACTTTTAAAGAGATGTAAGGATTATCCAAAATATCTTTTCCAATATTACCAACGATGCCTGTAACCGCCATTTTTTCACCTTTATAATGTTCATCCGCAGAAACTTCGTTAGCCTCATACGCTCTGTAAAGTTCTGATGTAGTTATTTCAATATTAACTTTTGGTATGTACGGACTATCAGGATCAATCTGTTTAATGTAATTGATATAACAATCTTTAGTTGCCATATTAAGGATGTAAGTAATTTCCTTTAGGATTCCAGCTCGATATTCCTTTCTGGCGTGCTTCATAAAGTTTGTTTAAAACTTCTCTGTCTTTTGGCTGAACTAGCAAAAAGAAAGGTGTCAGATCATAATTTTCCGAATCTTAGTTTCATTCCCATTTCCATCAAAGAAAACATCTCCTTTACTTCCGTACCATTTAAATCTTTTCTTATATCTTTCAAATACACCGATAATTTCTTTTGTAAGTCCTCCATTCGTAGGCAAAGCCAAGCCAATGATTCTTGTAACAAATATGATTTTATCCTCTCCGTTCTCAGACTTCTGAATTTTAGAATAAAGTGATTCATCTACGGCAAACTCATCATCTTTACTATAAGTAATTCCACTTGAAATAGCAATTAATATAATAAGATATTCCGGAGATACCTCTTGATTTATTATCAATTTTTGATAAGTAGAGCTTTTTTGAAGTTCTGTTAAAGCGTTATTTCGATCTTCTAATTTATCTTTGGGAAGGGATTTTACCAATTCCTCTGTCTGATTAATATAATCCTCATAAGATAATTCTTCTTCAGTCTCATTACTTCTTTCCGATTGAGACGTTTTAAAGTCAGAAAACTGTGGAGAAACGTTGATTGGTTTAGTCCAGCATGTCCAAGCTTTTTTTTACAATATCATACCGTAAAACAAGATCAGCAACCATTTCTTTTAGCTTCTTGTTTTCTTCACGTACCTGGCTAACTTCATCAGAAGTAGCCTCACGAACTACATCGCCAGAAAGGCGTTTCTTACCGGCCTCAAGAAATTCTTTGTTCCATTTATAAAAGGTTGATTCCTGAATGCTATGCTTACGGCAGAGCTCTGCTACAGAAGTTTCTGCACGAAGGGCTTCCATTACAATGAGAATCTTTTGCTCGGCTGTGAAGATTCTTCTGGTTTTTCTCCTGATCTCTTTAATGTAAGTTTCAGGAGTTGGTTTCTTCCTGGTTTTCATAATATCAAATTTAAAAATTAATCTCTTATGAAACACTCCTTAAGTGAGAGCCTAAATCAGTACACTTTTTGCTGACGATTTACATTCAGTATAAAAACAATAGCACCTAAAAATATAAAACCCTGTAAATTATTTATTTACAGGGTTTTAAGTGGAGTTGGAGGGATTCGAACCCTCGTCCAAACAAGCAATACATAAGATTTCTACATGCTTATTCTGCTATTGGTTTTCGACTGGAGGCAGAGAGCAGACACCCAACTTCCAGCTTATCTTCTAAATTTTCGTGCTTTAGCCGAAGCTTCTAAAGCCTTATTTCTGCATTCCTATATCCCAGAATCAAACGCCGCAGAACAGAGCGATTGTGGAATATCTTGCTTCCTTACTATCTTCAGGAAAACGCTTGATCTACTATACTTCGATATTAAGCTGCAAGAGCGAACTCTTCGTTGCCAGTTAAAGTTTTGTAGCAAGGGATTAAAGAGATCGCGCTACGGTTCTCTGCATGCTTACTTATCCACTGACCTTGCTGTCGAAACCAGTCAACCCCATGAATAAGTGAATGCAAAGATAAGGATTTTGCTTGAATTTATTAATATTGTTTATAGGTTTTTTAAATATTGACCATATTCAATATTTAGTAACAAAAAGTGCCAGAATTTTCCGACACTTTATTTAAATATGATTTACTCTAATCTCTGTTTTTCAACAAAATCCAGCCGGATAATTGTACTGGCTTTTTGGTAATTCGATCTTCCCATTGTAATTTATACCAATAAGTTTCAGTAGGTAAGGGTCTTCCTATATATTTCCCATCCCAGATTGGTGTTTTTGTACTTGGTTTAAATACAGCTTTTCCATATCTGTCAAAAATGCCGCCTTCAAAATTTCCGTATTTGCTGATCTCGCTGAAATCTATCACATCATTTTTACCATCGCTGTTTGGTGTGATGACGTTTGCCATAAAAAAGGTATAATATTCGGCGGTTGTATCACAGGTTGCACCTCTGTTTCTTACTCTGATTGAATATTGTGTGTTTTTGAGAACACTGAAAATGTTTGATCCTTGCCAGGTTACTCCTCCGTCAATTGAATATTCCACAGGAACGTTTCCGTTATTTTTAACTATGATTGTCAGAATATTATTGTTGTAAATAATTTCCGAGATCTGTGGTGTTACGATATATCCGACGGTTGCAGTAAACGTCTGTGAACAAACCCCGTTGGTGATTGTAACAGAATAAGTTCCGGCTGTATCTATACTAATGGTCTGGGTTGTAGCTCCGGTGTTCCAGCTATAAGAATAGCTAGGTCCGGATCCTGCATCTAAAATTCCTTTATCTCCTTTGCAGATTTCAATATTATGTAATGTCGAAACAATTTCAGGGACTACAG
Proteins encoded in this region:
- a CDS encoding OB-fold protein, which translates into the protein MKHARKEYRAGILKEITYILNMATKDCYINYIKQIDPDSPYIPKVNIEITTSELYRAYEANEVSADEHYKGEKMAVTGIVGNIGKDILDNPYISLKVDYFQFVNCYFSDKNNKIISQISKGQKVTIIGECAGLTLTDVVVQDCELWE
- a CDS encoding transposase → MKTRKKPTPETYIKEIRRKTRRIFTAEQKILIVMEALRAETSVAELCRKHSIQESTFYKWNKEFLEAGKKRLSGDVVREATSDEVSQVREENKKLKEMVADLVLRYDIVKKSLDMLD